From Cryptosporangium minutisporangium:
CCGGACGGCGTCGACCCAGCCGCCGCGGAGACCGTCGTCGTCAACGGCATCACCGCCTGGCAGATGCTGCACCGCGCCGCGAAGGCGCGCCCCGGCGGGACGATCCTCGTGCACGGCGCGAACGGCGGTGTCGGCTCGACGCTCGTGCAGCTGGCCCGGCACGCCGGGATCCGCGTCCTCGGCACCGCCTCCCGCCGCAACCACGACGCGGTGCGCGCGCTGGGCGCGGAGCCGATCGACTACCGGGATCCCGACCTGGCGGGCCGCGTTCGCACCCTGGCCCCGAACGGCGTCGACGCGGTGTTCGACCACGTCGGGGGTGCGGGCATCGTCGACTCCTACCGCCTGCTGGCCCCCGGCGGCACGCTCGTCTCGTACGGCACCGCCGCGACGAAGAACGACCCCGGTAACTCCCAGCTGCCGGTGCTGAAGCTGATCGCCCGGCTGGCGTGGTGGAACGCGCTCCCGAACGGCCACCGCGCGACGTTCTACAACATCTGGGCCGGCCGGCGGCGCCGCGCGGCCTTCCAGGCCCGCCTCCGCGAGGACCTCGGTGCGGTGTTCGGGCTGCTCGCCGAGGGCGCGATCGCGGCTCAGGTCGCTGCCCGCGTCCCGCTCACCCAGGCTACGGGCGCACTGCGGCTGGCCAAGTCCGGCACGGTGACCGGCAAGGTCGTCCTGGTGCCGTGAGCGCAGTTCGGAGACGCACGCGTCAGGTGATCAGTAGTGCCTTTCCCGGCACGGCTCGGGCGGCGAGCGCGGCGTGGGCGTCCACCGCCTTCTCCAGCGGGAACGTCGCACCGATCGCCGGCTTCAGCCGTCCGGCAGCGGCCTCGTCCAGCGCACGGGCCAGCAGATTCCGCATCCGCTCGGGCGGGAGCTGGACGTCCGCGATCCCGCGCAGGTGGATGCCGCGCGCCGCGGCGGCGTCCGCGTCGAGGGCGGCGAAACCCCCGCTCGGGGAGCCGTGGGCGGAGAACCGCCCGCCGTCCGCGGTGATCCGGAACGCCGCCTCCCCCACCGCACCGCCGGCCCCGTCGAGCACCACCGGGAACCCGGCACCCCCGGTGAGCGCGTTCGCGCGCTCGTCCCACCCCGGCTCCGAGTAGTCCACCGCCTCCGCGCCGTACTTCCGGATCAGTGCGGTCTTCTCCGCACCGCGGGCGGCTCCGACGACACGTCCGCCCGCCGAAGCGGCGAGCTGGAGCAGGAGGACACCCATGCCACCGGCCGCGGCCGTCACCAGCACCCACTCCCCCGGCCGGATCTGCGCCGCGTCGGTCACCGTCAGCGCGGTGACCGCATCGTGGAGCAGCGCCGCAGCGACCGTCGACGGCACGTCGTCCGGCACCGCGACCAGCGCGTCAGCCGTGACGACGCCCCGTTCGCGGTAGCCTCCGGTCCCCAGGAAGCCGCCGGTGTACGCGGCCACGCGGCGTCCGACCCAGTCCGCGTCGACCTCGTCGCCCACCGCCGATACCGTTCCGGCGAAGCCGTCCCCGGGGACGTACGGCGGCTGCACCCCGAAGTCGAACACCCCCTGGCGCACCTGGGTGTCGACGAACAGCACGTCGGCCGCCGCGACGTCGACCACGACCTCGCCCGGCCCGGGAACCGGGTCGGGGACCTCCACCGGGGCCAGTACCTCCGGCCCGCCGAACTCCGCCACCTCGATGACCTTCATGGTCGTCCTCCCGTTCGCGTTCCGGCGTCGTCGGGAGGAAGCGTCCGACCTCAACCGCAGTTGAGGTCAAGCCAGAAGGTCAAGTGGGATTTTCGGTGCGGTACGTGTGGTCGCGGTCGACGACGTGGATCTCGACGTAGGAGTGCGCGGCCATCAGCCGTTCCTTCGTCGCCTCGACCACGGACGCGTGGCCGGCCTCGGCCTCCTCGCGGGTCCGCCAGCGGTCGATCCGCGAGAGGTCGTCGTGGTGCTCGGCCAATCCGCTGACCAGCGTCTCGAACTCGGCAATGCCGTCGCCCATCGCCCGGTTGGCGGGCAGCCAGACCGTCGAGACCGTCGCCAACTTGCCGCCGTGCAGGCCGCCGGAGTACAGGTCCGACAGCCCGACGTGGAGGAGTTCCGGCGTGTCTTCCCAGCTGAACACCGAAACGATCTCCGGACCGGTGAGAAACTCTTCGACGCCACGCTCGGTGAATCGGGTTGTGTCGCTCATCGCCTCTCATTCCACCCTAGAAGTGCTCAGCTCGGGCGGATCTTCCCGGCGCGTCGGAATACCCGGAGGTGATCTCGGAAACACGCCCCGTCGTCGGGGTACTGCCGAGTACCGTTTCGGCCCATGAACCGGATCCGGCGACGACTGACCGGCGGCCTCGCGACGCTGCTGCTCCTCGCCGGGTGCGGGGCCCTCACCGCGTGCAGCGAGAGCGCGCCGAAGGCCGCTCCGGCGACACCTACCCACCAGCACTCGACCGCGTCGCCGCCGCCGGCGTCACCGCTGCGGGACGGCGAACGGTTCCAGCAGCTCGCGATGGCCGAGCCGTACACCCCGGAGCCGACCGGCGGTGGCACCGACGAGTACCGCTGCTTCCTCGTCGACCCGAAGCTCACCGCGCCGGCGTACCTCACCGGAAGCCAGTTCCTGCCGCAGAACCCGGCGATCGTCCACCACGCGATCTTCTTCCGGGTGCCGCCCGAGCAGGTGGCCGAGGCCCAGTCACTGGACGCCGAGGCGCCCGGCGCGGGCTGGCGGTGCTTCGGCGGCACGGGCATCGGCGGAACCGGGCCGAGTGCCCAGCTCGCGGGCGGCGCCGCGTGGGTCGCGGCGTGGGCGCCCGGGGGCGGCGAGAACCTGACGTCGCCGGGCACCGGCTACCCGCTCGCCGCCGGAAGCCGGCTGGTCATGCAGGTGCACTACAGCCTCCTGGCCACCGACGGGAAGCCGGCAGGCACCGACCGGTCGGGCATCCGCCTCCGGCTCGTCGACCGCACCGCCCCCCTCACCGCACTGCAGACCCGCCTGCTCACCGCCCCGGTCGAGCTGGCCTGCCCGCCCGGCGAGACCGGCAACCTCTGCGACCGCGAACGGGCCGTGCTCGATCTGATCCACCGGTTCGGCCCGGAGGCCGGCGGCACGGTTGCGGGCCTGAACGCGCTCTGCAACGACGGCCGGACGCCGGTCCCCGCGGTGACGCAGCAGTGCGACCGGACGATCCGGCAGCCCGGCGCCATCTACGCGGTCGCCGGGCACATGCACCTGCTCGGGAAGTCGATCCGGGTCGAGCTCAACCCCGGCACGCCGGGCGCGAAGACCCTGCTCGACGTGGCCCAGTATGACTTCGACGACCAGGGCGCCCGATCGCTGACGCCG
This genomic window contains:
- a CDS encoding monooxygenase gives rise to the protein MNRIRRRLTGGLATLLLLAGCGALTACSESAPKAAPATPTHQHSTASPPPASPLRDGERFQQLAMAEPYTPEPTGGGTDEYRCFLVDPKLTAPAYLTGSQFLPQNPAIVHHAIFFRVPPEQVAEAQSLDAEAPGAGWRCFGGTGIGGTGPSAQLAGGAAWVAAWAPGGGENLTSPGTGYPLAAGSRLVMQVHYSLLATDGKPAGTDRSGIRLRLVDRTAPLTALQTRLLTAPVELACPPGETGNLCDRERAVLDLIHRFGPEAGGTVAGLNALCNDGRTPVPAVTQQCDRTIRQPGAIYAVAGHMHLLGKSIRVELNPGTPGAKTLLDVAQYDFDDQGARSLTPPATVKAGDTLRVTCTHDATLRRKLPELQSLEPRYVVWGDGTSDEMCLGVVIWAPKS
- a CDS encoding medium chain dehydrogenase/reductase family protein, which gives rise to MLTQIVLPGVVEPDGLLVDRRPLPEPGPGQARIAVEASGVSFAEQQMRRGKYYDQPAFPFVPGYDLVGTVAAVGPGVEEALLGRRFAALTKTGGWASDALVDAGDLVAVPDGVDPAAAETVVVNGITAWQMLHRAAKARPGGTILVHGANGGVGSTLVQLARHAGIRVLGTASRRNHDAVRALGAEPIDYRDPDLAGRVRTLAPNGVDAVFDHVGGAGIVDSYRLLAPGGTLVSYGTAATKNDPGNSQLPVLKLIARLAWWNALPNGHRATFYNIWAGRRRRAAFQARLREDLGAVFGLLAEGAIAAQVAARVPLTQATGALRLAKSGTVTGKVVLVP
- a CDS encoding zinc-binding dehydrogenase: MKVIEVAEFGGPEVLAPVEVPDPVPGPGEVVVDVAAADVLFVDTQVRQGVFDFGVQPPYVPGDGFAGTVSAVGDEVDADWVGRRVAAYTGGFLGTGGYRERGVVTADALVAVPDDVPSTVAAALLHDAVTALTVTDAAQIRPGEWVLVTAAAGGMGVLLLQLAASAGGRVVGAARGAEKTALIRKYGAEAVDYSEPGWDERANALTGGAGFPVVLDGAGGAVGEAAFRITADGGRFSAHGSPSGGFAALDADAAAARGIHLRGIADVQLPPERMRNLLARALDEAAAGRLKPAIGATFPLEKAVDAHAALAARAVPGKALLIT